Proteins encoded by one window of Simiduia curdlanivorans:
- a CDS encoding curli assembly protein CsgF — translation MKKVLFVLIFLSSTFSYASELIYTPVNPNFGGNALNGNYLLGNAQAQDTYKNPDLGKDGYSAPTDLERFTSSLQSRLLNQLLTDVGSGNSGSLQTDDFIVDLVDDGGTLTVVITDRHTNEVTEIVVSGLDPQN, via the coding sequence ATGAAAAAAGTATTGTTTGTATTAATTTTCTTATCGTCAACGTTCAGTTATGCCTCCGAATTAATTTACACGCCTGTTAATCCGAATTTCGGCGGCAATGCGCTGAATGGCAATTACTTACTTGGCAATGCACAAGCACAAGACACCTATAAGAACCCAGACCTGGGCAAAGATGGCTATTCGGCACCCACCGACCTAGAGCGATTTACCAGCTCGCTACAGTCGCGACTTCTCAACCAACTCTTAACGGACGTCGGCTCGGGCAACAGTGGCAGCTTACAAACCGACGATTTTATTGTTGATTTAGTTGACGATGGCGGCACACTCACCGTCGTCATTACCGATAGACACACTAACGAAGTTACCGAAATTGTGGTTTCAGGGTTGGACCCACAAAATTAA
- a CDS encoding CsgE family curli-type amyloid fiber assembly protein — protein sequence MTRIRFPFLAMCLLGFAVTAPCWPDEIENEISGFTQDSTITRAGHEFARHLSDYRNANFSANNDYNLVVYERPSARWGSLIWVTTENQEVYRRFLPPGRIDIQQEANAAAQQIHAAAQQRKLQLMFMDTFDLDQDEY from the coding sequence GTGACGCGTATCAGATTCCCGTTCTTGGCTATGTGTTTGCTTGGATTTGCTGTAACCGCACCCTGCTGGCCAGATGAAATTGAAAATGAAATTTCAGGCTTCACTCAAGACAGCACTATCACCCGTGCAGGGCATGAATTTGCGCGCCATCTAAGTGATTACCGCAATGCAAATTTCAGCGCAAACAACGACTACAACCTTGTGGTGTACGAGCGACCTTCGGCTCGCTGGGGCAGCCTTATTTGGGTAACCACAGAAAACCAAGAAGTTTATCGGCGTTTTTTGCCGCCGGGCAGAATTGATATTCAACAAGAGGCCAATGCAGCAGCGCAGCAGATTCATGCAGCCGCTCAACAACGTAAATTGCAGCTGATGTTTATGGACACCTTCGATCTCGATCAGGATGAATACTAG
- a CDS encoding LuxR C-terminal-related transcriptional regulator, protein MNATSTEFLNTAETMVLLSESSMQSKMLANLMAERLKLTCKLTDQAHQVSQLLASDQNLLLVDAQHTDLGALRALLQGLQSKHSRLVIALFNVIQSSEQEHLAEWPQVKGMFYINADHNQLIKGLEALIAGHLWLPRRVTHQLIEQNRRPPMDSGSRQLLTRRELQIMELLADGATNLQIAESLFVSEHTIKSHLYNVFKKIEVKNRLQASNWARNNI, encoded by the coding sequence ATGAACGCCACTAGCACTGAATTTTTAAACACTGCAGAAACCATGGTGCTTCTCAGTGAATCCAGCATGCAGTCCAAAATGCTGGCTAATCTAATGGCCGAGCGCCTTAAATTAACCTGCAAGCTGACCGATCAAGCGCATCAAGTTAGCCAGCTACTAGCGTCCGACCAAAACCTATTGCTAGTGGATGCGCAACATACCGACCTCGGCGCGCTACGCGCGCTCCTGCAAGGGCTGCAAAGCAAACACAGCCGCTTAGTTATCGCGCTGTTCAATGTGATCCAAAGCTCCGAGCAGGAGCATCTAGCCGAATGGCCGCAGGTCAAAGGTATGTTTTACATCAACGCCGACCACAACCAATTAATCAAAGGCCTAGAGGCACTTATTGCTGGTCACTTGTGGCTACCTAGGCGCGTCACCCATCAGCTGATTGAGCAAAATCGCCGCCCGCCGATGGACTCTGGCTCGCGCCAATTGCTTACCCGCAGGGAATTGCAAATCATGGAGCTGTTGGCTGACGGCGCCACCAATTTACAAATTGCCGAGTCGCTGTTTGTCAGCGAACACACGATAAAAAGCCATCTGTATAACGTATTTAAAAAGATTGAAGTTAAAAATCGGTTACAAGCGAGCAACTGGGCGAGAAACAATATCTAG